The Malassezia restricta chromosome VI, complete sequence genome segment TGACGCAGCCGGTCTGCGaagcgacgacgccacATTAGCCTTGGCCCATGCGGGTCTGTTGGTTTCGACCTCCTCGGCCTTTATCCTGTCCCTGGAGGCGATTCAGCAGGCGGCTCAGCGGCTCTCACTGCGGCCACCGATCCTCGATGAGGGATACTGCCTCTAGGACAGCGAGAATGACCGCTTTTGCTGAGCGTGCACACGACTagggcgtgcgcgatgagccggcatcgtgcgcagtGCCACAAGACGCGGGTGGGGTGTAAAGGGACTCAGTGTATGATTCGCACGAAGCAATTCGGCCAGGTGTCCGGAGATGTCGGAGCTGACCGGATTGGGTCGGGTGGGCGTAGCGGGCATCGACAGCGACGTCGGTGAGGTGAGCGTatgcggcacacgcacgcgaCTTGTGGTGTGAAAGGTGCGTGCATAAGAGGAGCCTTGCGATGAAGACGGCTGGACGAGGTCTTTGAGGCCGCGTGAGCCTTGCGATGTGGCAGCGAGCTTGGCGAGGTGTGGTGAatgcgtcgacggcgtcgccTCTTCCAATGCCAGCACAGAGAGAGGCACATCAGCTGTGTCGTCGATAGGCCATGCCTCCGAGTCCATGGACGAGGGCGCCGATGGCCGCGCGTGATCGACGGATGGGGCAGGTGGCGGCGTCGGACGAGGTGGCGTGGCTTTGTCGTCCATGTCTGCACAGAGCCAGTCTTGACTCAGGCGGTGAATGATGCTGGGCAAGTCGTCACGAAACATTTCGCGGAGCTGCCCCTCAATTTCTTCCTGCAGGTAGCGCTGAATCACACCGACACCGTCGAACGTAGAGCTGACCTTGACGCTCTCGAGGGGGTCGTTTTTGAATACGAGCGTGATGCCTTTGTTGCGCGAGACAACTAGCACCACAATGGCACGTAGCTTGACCTCCGAaagacgcacgcgcatggGCACAGTCAGTGGACTCGCCGCGAATAACATGCCGCGGGCcgtggacgaggcacgGAAGAAGCTCGGCTCGTCTGAACCACGCGCGAGCGGATTCGCCTGGACGCCCGTCGAAAATTCGAGGTACGCATCCCCACTGTACACAAACCGGAAAATACCCCGAAAACGCTCGCGCGACAAGTCGCCAATCTCGAGAATCTCGAGTTCAGGTGGCGTCGTGCCCATATGCAGTTCCTTGACAATGATGTCGCCCACGATCGACTTGGGCTTCTGGCCCCGATTGAGCGCCATCGTCAGTGTCTCCATCGCATATTGGTAAAACTCGGGAGAGAACTGGGGCCATGCAAAGTTGAACGACATGCACCAAACGCCATGCCAGCCCCGGCGCGGGGGCTCACCGCTCTCTTGGTATCACGTGATGGCTATGGACGAGACGAGGGAGgtgtgcggcgcggcgggcgcaAGCCGCGGGGGCGCATCATCTGGCGCGTCCGCATCGCGAGGCCTGTGCGTGCCTTGAGCAGCATGGATCGTCCCTTGGACTCGTATGGCGTGGATGGCCGGGACGGCGCgggccgccgagcgcggcggTGAGTGGGTATAGGGACGTTAGACACGACAAGTTTTTTCGCATCTTTTTGTGCGCTGTGCTCGGCATACCGGCCCTTGATGCGTGCTGTAGCGAGGGCCTTGGCTTCTTCTGTTTGTTGCTGCTTGGTCAGGTACAAGGCGCGCCAGCTGGGCGGCGCTTCTAGCGTGCCGTCCTTTTGTgccttgcgcagctcggaAAAGTCGCGAAGACAAGCACGTTGCCAAATATCGTTCGtatgctcgagcaggtggGGTGAAGCCTCCTCGAtcatgcgcagctgctccgGTTTGCACTGCTGCAAGAGGGGTGCTGCAACTCGGTAGGGCATGTCCCCTACATCGTACAGAGCTGAGGTCAGTCGTGCCTACGTACTCGAAATGTGACGTAGAATGACTGGGGTAAGCAGGCTGAACGTACCTCGCCGACATAGGGCTgtcagcggcggcgccggccgcgtTCTCGACGTCATCAACGGTGTCTAGTGGAGGTATTTACACAAAGGCCGAGCCGTCGAGGCCTTGCTCCACAAGACGGCTCCACTCGGCGCGTGACTGCTGTATACAGGTTtggacgcggcgcctgtgcagGGTGTGTTGTACCCATGCcaggagcgcgtcgtcgtcttcggGCAAGAAAGGGGACCACAGGCATTCGAGCATGTCGTTTGTGCGGCTGGCATATCGCTCCATGTCCAGGGCACGAAGGAGGCCGACGGCCACGACGAGCAACGCGTCTCGGCCACATGCCATAAAGATATCCCAGACGCGCAGTTGGGTCGCGTGGGGCAGTGCATCGTGGAACACGGTTAGGAGCCAGCGTGTGGCGTAAGCGCTAGGTGCAAGTCCTGCTTGCGCTAGGGCCTGGGCCATACGTGGGACGAGTGCGTCCAGAAGTTGGGACAGCACATAGAACTCGGCTCGGAGGCCTGGGAAGCCAGGTCGAAAGAGCTCGTGAAAGCCGTACAcgtcgtgcatgcgctgcatgacacgcagcgcatccgaTGCCGGCATGTGCatcagcagcatggcggcGAGGGGGCCCATGCCCTGGCAGTAGCCACACTCGGCGCACATAAGACTCATGGCATGCAGCACACCAAACAAGTCGCATTGACCGCGTCCATACCGCGTATGGAATGCTTTGTGACCACGCACAGTGCGTGGGATGTCCAGATCAATCTGTACGTCGGACGTTGACGCATGCTGGAGATAGTCAGTCAGAGATAGGAGGCGTGGGTCGTGGCTGCTGTGCTGGGCCGAAAGGGCGTACCATGCCAAGCcgcgcatgtcgtcggGGATGCCTTTGAATACGCGCCTTTGGAGAAGGGTATTGGACACGCCCGCTTCGATGCACCGCTCGCTTGCGTTCAGCATGCCGTGCCACTTGCGCGTAcgccgcgatgcgcgcctctGATCTGACGATGCCCTGTGATCGAGCATCGTCTTGACATGGTCCGCCGATGGCTCACGCACGTGAGACTTGGGCGTGCGTGCTTGCCGCGTACGTTGTAGCATACGTCTGTGTACGTACACATGTCGGGCCAGCACGATGCAGGACGGCTGTTTCGGCGTGTCAAAGAATCCGTACCGGtcgacatgcagcgccggcggcggtgAGGTAGGCGGGTCCACACATTCCCAGGGCGGCACGTCCTGCTTGTACCGCGTATGCTCTACACCCTCCGCTATCCCATCATGGGGCACGCCTGTGCGCGTGAAGTGAGCGTAGGTATCGCGAATGTACGCCGAGTCGGCCATGCAGCCTCGCAGAGGACCCGAGACGCGTCGCCCTGCTCCACCAAGGAGCTTGTTCTTCTCGGCCGAGACCTAGCCTGCGAAGGATCCGCCAAAGACGTATGTGATTCGCTCCTGTGGCCTGGCGCGGGGATGGCGAAAAGAACGAGGCACTCCTGCTACGGTCGTCTCACCTTGCCTccaaaaaaaaaaaaaaaaaaaaagcGTCCTCGCCCCTCCCTTGCTGCTCACCCTACCAGGCCAGTGCATTGATTCTTGGGAGCTCTGCCACGTTGGGCATTTGGGTTGAGAGTCTGACCACGAACGTCACTCGCTCAGGGCTGGCTTCCGAGTGAGGTTGGCAGCTGTTCCCCTGTCGTTCGCAGCCGACCACCAGCACCCATACACCTTGGATCATGGCCAATATGGTGGTATCTGCTCACATGGGCCTCCCATACGCGAATCAATGTGACCCACATACAGGTAGGCCATACGACGCCGCTTCGTATGCGCAGCCTGTGTATCTGTGTGCTCCGCCACCGGCGCCGAAGCCGCAGGCGGCTAGGACGTATTGTCCGCCGCAGTTCATCTTGCAGGCGTACCCGTACGATGCGTGGTACGGCTCGGCACCGATGatgatgccgccgccgcctcctgTGCCGTCATGGCCACCACAGCCGCCCGCTATGCCGCGTGTGGACGCGTGGGGCATGTAccgtgcgcctgtgccagccTGGCCGCCGCCGTATGCTGTGCCGCCTCAGATGCCTACGTATGCTGGCGCTGCTCATCCGATGCATGTGCCCCTGCCGCCCGCGCCACCCGTGTGCCCTGAGCCAGAGCCGGAGGCGTGCGATGTCGTCCAAAGCGAGGTGGCTCGTCCGCCCGTGCCACTGGAAAAGACGGCCGTGATTCTATCGCATTTCGGGGCTGAGGCGGTATGGAGGACGAGTGCGGAGCTCGTGGGGCTGAGGCGATCCGCGACGCGCAGTGGCGCTCGGCTCTCGCTGCACCGCGAGACGCGTTCGCTCTCGCCCGAGTCACTGCCTACGGACGACTGCCTCTCGGCGTCTTCGTACAGTTCGCACAGTATGGCGGAGCCAGTGACACCGCCGAACATTACTCCGACGCTGTCGGAGGAGGCGCTCAGTGAGCCGCCGCTtgtgtcgctgccgcccTCGCACGATGAGCGATCAGCTGATTTGCAccggctcgtgcgtgcgatgggacacatgcagcagcgtccCTTCCCGTCGTTGGATCAGTGCACGGGTCGAACGGGCCTGCCCATGTCCAAGTCGGTGACGGTGGCGCTCACGCctgcgacgacgcccagTCGTCGTGCACGGATATCGATGAAGCGGGAGCATGCGGCGTTGCTGGGCGAAGTCAACCCGGCTTTTCGGCATTTCACGCACCAGGTGCTCACGCAGACGCTTGTGTCGCCGATGACCCTGCTGCTGGCTCTGCACTACATCCATATGCTGCAGGGAACGATGTGGCCGGACGATGGCTCAGGCGACACGCATGCGGGCCTGAGTTTGCTGGCGCAGCCGATTTCCACCACACCCTTCAAGCTGCTTACGCTTGGTCTGATGATGGCCAACAAGTTCTTGGACGACCACACGTTCCTGAACAAGACATGGCACGAGATCACGGGGATTCCGTTGGACGAACTCAACCGCATGGAATCGTTTTTCCTCTGTCGAACGCAGTTCCACCTCGCCGTGTCGGACTCTGCGTGGCGTCAGCACTTGCAGGCGGTGCGGGCCGACATGTATGCGTACGAAAAACAGGCGGGTCAGGAAGATTCGAAGATGGTGGCTACGTTGGATCAGTTGCTGGCGGCGCAAGTATCGGGATTGTGTATTTAATATGTATAGAAACACGTGTGTTGGTGTAAGGATCGggccgcgtgcgtctgTGGCCCCTCGCCGGGGCGGCCCGCTCATccagcgccgtcgtcgacggGTGGGCACGACTGAAACGCGCCCATCGAAGCGTCCGAGTCGTCACTCGGGGCGTCCTCCCACTGGGGCCAGCCTCTGCCCGTGAGATGCATGCCGGGCCATGGATGCACCATGAGGGCCTCGGAAATGCGCTGagacgcgtcgtgcgtcggcgctATATACTCCCACCCCGCTTGTCCGTACCAtgcatcgagctcgtcTACGTCAGGCGCCTCGCCTACGACAGGcaggccgacgacgagcgacacggacgCTGCAAGGCCGTCCACCGCCTCGGCGatgatgcgcgcatgcacagccCTCTCTGCCGTATGTggcacgagcagcacgatTGCCGGTCGTGGCTGTGCCTCGCCTCGGTCTCGTACGTACACGTGCTCGACGTGGGCTTCAAAGTACGGGTTGCAGATCGTCCACGGCACACCGTGCGCTTGTTGCAGCAGATCGCGTACGTACGACTCATCTCGTCCCACGACCTggctcacgacgcgcgcacacgcgtcgaggcatggcgcatgcgctggccaCCAGGCAATTTGCCGATCCATACCAACGTagcgccgcgtccgtcgAACCACTCCACTTGATTCCTACCGCGACACCACCGCGAATGAACCGAGTGGGCGGGTCGCtcgcggcgtcggtggcgaGGCATATTCGCTCGCcggtgcgtgtggcgtgcgctgtgccgAGGCGTCCGTATACCATGTCGGAGCTGCCGCCACGCCCGGGGGCGGGTGTATCGGGCGTAGGACTCACGCAGCTCTCGCCCAACATCCTGCTGCGGTGCACGATTCTGGACTCGAAGGGCTCGATCAAGACGATTTCGGGCCTGTTTAAAAAGTCGGAGCTGTGTTCGCATCACGGGCTCCAGCCGCGGGATCTTCGAAAGATTGATTCACGCGTGCCCAACTTGGTGCCGACGATCTTGGCGCGCCGGACGGGCATCCTGGTGAATATTCTGCACATCCGCGCGATGGTCAAGTCGGATGCGGTGCTGTTGTTTGAGAGCTATCATACGAGCAATCCGCGGCTTCACTCCGCCTTTGTGTACAATTTGGAGCACAATCTGCGGCAAAatgcgtcgtcgctgccgtACGAGTTCCGTGCGCTGGAATCGATCCTTGCgtcggtgctggatgcgctgcgctcTGAGCTCAGCTGGCTGAGGATCGTGGTGGACGACCTGCTTGAGGCGCTGGAAGACGACATTGACCGAGAGAAactgcgcatgctgctgcaaaTCTCGCGCAAACTGAACGGCTTTCTCAGTCGATCGCGCGGTGTCAAAGTGGCCGTGACAGAAGTGCTCGAGAATGACGAGGACATGGCGCTCATGTATCTGACCGATGCCCAAAAGGGCGTCCTCAAGACGGAGAAGAGCAATTTGGAGGatctcgagctgctgctcgagagTTTCGAGAAGCAGGTGGAAGAGGTCATTTCGGAGATTGACCAGATCTGTGCGAACGTGAACAATACGCAGGAGATCGTCGAGCTGATCCTCGACAGCAACCGCAACCGGCTCCTCACGCTGGACCTCGGCACGAGTATCGTGACGCTCGGCGTGTCGGCCGCGACGCTCTTTGTCGGCCTGTTCGGTATGAACTTGACCTCGCATCTCGAGGAGCACCCACATGCCTTTTACCTAATGAGTGGCGTTGCCTACGTGATGGCGCTCCTCGTGTCGGTCGCAGGGCTGCGTCGGCTCGCGCgcttgcggcgcatcggccTGTCGGTCGGCGGCAGTAGCACCGCGGCGTTCGGCGCTCAGTCGCCGCGCAAGCCAGACGCCCACCTCGTGTCACACGCCCGTGCGTGGTGGTGGCGTGAGAATCAGTTccgcgcgatgcagcgcaaaCAGAGCCAGCACCATGCGCACGAGCACCTGCGGTCGATGGACTatgccatgccgcccagcgACCCGCTAGACCCGGCTGAGCTGAATGCGGGGCCGTCGCCCCACGACACGAACAAGAACGGATCATGATCTACAGATGCTGGCCGATAATGTCTCGCAGCGTCacggcatcgtcggcaaACTTGCGGATACCCTCGTGGAGCTTTTCGAAGCCCATCGCAtcttccagctgcgccCAGCGGAAGGCAGGCTCGTCATCGATGAACGAGCACTTCTCGATCGGCGGTGCGGCCAAGGCGTGCTCCTTCGACAGCTTGCGCTCCAGGGCCGTCGGGCTGTTCTtcagctcgtccagcagcttgggCGCAATCGTCAGGTAGTCCACGCCAGCGAGCTCTGTGATCTCGCTCGCGTTGCGGAACGAAGCGCCCATGACGATCGTGTTGTAGCCGTGCTGCTTGTAGTAGTTGTAGATGTGCTGCACCGACTTGACGCCCGGGTCGTTGGCGCCCGTGTAGTCGGCGTCGGGCTGGTGCTTCTTGAACCAGTCCAGGATACGGCCGACGAACGGCGAAATGAGCGTCACGTTCGCCTCCGCACACGCCACAGCCTGGCAGAAACTAAAGAGCAGCGTCAGATT includes the following:
- a CDS encoding mitochondrial distribution and morphology protein 34 encodes the protein MSFNFAWPQFSPEFYQYAMETLTMALNRGQKPKSIVGDIIVKELHMGTTPPELEILEIGDLSRERFRGIFRFVYSGDAYLEFSTGVQANPLARGSDEPSFFRASSTARGMLFAASPLTVPMRVRLSEVKLRAIVVLVVSRNKGITLVFKNDPLESVKVSSTFDGVGVIQRYLQEEIEGQLREMFRDDLPSIIHRLSQDWLCADMDDKATPPRPTPPPAPSVDHARPSAPSSMDSEAWPIDDTADVPLSVLALEEATPSTHSPHLAKLAATSQGSRGLKDLVQPSSSQGSSYARTFHTTSRVRVPHTLTSPTSLSMPATPTRPNPVSSDISGHLAELLRANHTLSPFTPHPRLVALRTMPAHRARPSRVHAQQKRSFSLS
- a CDS encoding TBC domain protein, with the translated sequence MTSRTRPAPPLTALCRRVILRHISTLYDVGDMPYRVAAPLLQQCKPEQLRMIEEASPHLLEHTNDIWQRACLRDFSELRKAQKDGTLEAPPSWRALYLTKQQQTEEAKALATARIKGRYAEHSAQKDAKKLVVSNVPIPTHRRARRPAPSRPSTPYESKGRSMLLKARTGLAMRTRQMMRPRGLRPPRRTPPSSRP
- a CDS encoding TBC domain protein; the protein is MADSAYIRDTYAHFTRTGVPHDGIAEGVEHTRYKQDVPPWECVDPPTSPPPALHVDRYGFFDTPKQPSCIVLARHVYVHRRMLQRTRQARTPKSHVREPSADHVKTMLDHRASSDQRRASRRTRKWHGMLNASERCIEAGVSNTLLQRRVFKGIPDDMRGLAWYALSAQHSSHDPRLLSLTDYLQHASTSDVQIDLDIPRTVRGHKAFHTRYGRGQCDLFGVLHAMSLMCAECGYCQGMGPLAAMLLMHMPASDALRVMQRMHDVYGFHELFRPGFPGLRAEFYVLSQLLDALVPRMAQALAQAGLAPSAYATRWLLTVFHDALPHATQLRVWDIFMACGRDALLVVAVGLLRALDMERYASRTNDMLECLWSPFLPEDDDALLAWVQHTLHRRRVQTCIQQSRAEWSRLVEQGLDGSAFV
- a CDS encoding cyclin, whose product is MANMVVSAHMGLPYANQCDPHTGRPYDAASYAQPVYLCAPPPAPKPQAARTYCPPQFILQAYPYDAWYGSAPMMMPPPPPVPSWPPQPPAMPRVDAWGMYRAPVPAWPPPYAVPPQMPTYAGAAHPMHVPLPPAPPVCPEPEPEACDVVQSEVARPPVPLEKTAVILSHFGAEAVWRTSAELVGLRRSATRSGARLSLHRETRSLSPESLPTDDCLSASSYSSHSMAEPVTPPNITPTLSEEALSEPPLVSLPPSHDERSADLHRLVRAMGHMQQRPFPSLDQCTGRTGLPMSKSVTVALTPATTPSRRARISMKREHAALLGEVNPAFRHFTHQVLTQTLVSPMTLLLALHYIHMLQGTMWPDDGSGDTHAGLSLLAQPISTTPFKLLTLGLMMANKFLDDHTFLNKTWHEITGIPLDELNRMESFFLCRTQFHLAVSDSAWRQHLQAVRADMYAYEKQAGQEDSKMVATLDQLLAAQVSGLCI
- a CDS encoding magnesium transporter produces the protein MNRVGGSLAASVARHIRSPVRVACAVPRRPYTMSELPPRPGAGVSGVGLTQLSPNILLRCTILDSKGSIKTISGLFKKSELCSHHGLQPRDLRKIDSRVPNLVPTILARRTGILVNILHIRAMVKSDAVLLFESYHTSNPRLHSAFVYNLEHNLRQNASSLPYEFRALESILASVLDALRSELSWLRIVVDDLLEALEDDIDREKLRMLLQISRKLNGFLSRSRGVKVAVTEVLENDEDMALMYLTDAQKGVLKTEKSNLEDLELLLESFEKQVEEVISEIDQICANVNNTQEIVELILDSNRNRLLTLDLGTSIVTLGVSAATLFVGLFGMNLTSHLEEHPHAFYLMSGVAYVMALLVSVAGLRRLARLRRIGLSVGGSSTAAFGAQSPRKPDAHLVSHARAWWWRENQFRAMQRKQSQHHAHEHLRSMDYAMPPSDPLDPAELNAGPSPHDTNKNGS
- a CDS encoding transaldolase, coding for MSNALASLKQFTTVVSDSGDFESIAVYKPQDATTNPSLILAAVKEEKYARMVAPAVEYAKAQGHSRQEIVEHAVDRLLVSFGEEILKIIPGRVSTEVDARLSFDTRATIDKAIKLIELYESVGISRERVLIKIASTWEGIQAARELESKHGIHCNLTLLFSFCQAVACAEANVTLISPFVGRILDWFKKHQPDADYTGANDPGVKSVQHIYNYYKQHGYNTIVMGASFRNASEITELAGVDYLTIAPKLLDELKNSPTALERKLSKEHALAAPPIEKCSFIDDEPAFRWAQLEDAMGFEKLHEGIRKFADDAVTLRDIIGQHL